One genomic window of Rhodothermales bacterium includes the following:
- a CDS encoding CoA-acylating methylmalonate-semialdehyde dehydrogenase has product MNNYIAGQWQRSTAVDVFPVTNPATGEELARTPLSSAAEVDTAVKAAAAAFPDWRRVPVTDRIQYLFKLKALLDTHFEDISRTITLECGKTLAESRGEMRRAIENVEVACGAPIMMQGYNSEDIARGIDEIMIRQPLGVVAIIAPFNFPGMIPFWFLPYALVTGNTVVLKPSERVPLTMQKVFALIETIGLPPGVINLVNGGRDVVNAVLDHPVVKAVSFVGSTAVAKHVYSRATASGKRAQCQGGAKNPVVVLPDADIVSASEIIADSAFGCAGQRCLATSMAFVVGEARKSFVDAIREKATTRVTGYGLNDGVAMGPVISPASRKRVETLIEQAVRDGARALVDGRRPTIPGFPNGNFVAPTIIEDLPFTSEVASTEIFGPVLSVHYVDDIDAAIARVNTGTYGNQASLFTSSGANARRFKNEVDVGNVGINIGVAAPMAFFPFSGARESFFGDLHGQGRDSFEFYTKKKVVVERWPKAWSRTF; this is encoded by the coding sequence ATGAATAACTATATCGCAGGGCAGTGGCAGCGTTCAACCGCCGTCGACGTGTTTCCGGTAACGAACCCCGCTACGGGGGAAGAATTGGCGCGTACGCCCCTCTCATCGGCCGCCGAGGTGGATACGGCTGTAAAAGCCGCCGCCGCCGCGTTTCCGGACTGGCGCCGCGTGCCCGTGACCGACCGGATCCAGTACCTGTTTAAACTGAAAGCGCTTCTAGACACCCATTTCGAGGACATCTCCCGCACCATCACGTTGGAGTGCGGCAAAACGCTTGCGGAATCGCGCGGGGAGATGCGTCGGGCGATCGAGAATGTCGAGGTGGCCTGTGGCGCGCCCATCATGATGCAGGGCTATAACTCGGAAGACATCGCCCGCGGCATCGACGAGATCATGATCCGCCAGCCGTTGGGCGTCGTGGCCATCATCGCCCCGTTTAACTTCCCGGGCATGATCCCCTTCTGGTTTTTGCCCTATGCCCTGGTGACAGGCAACACGGTGGTGCTCAAGCCCTCCGAGCGGGTGCCGCTCACCATGCAGAAGGTGTTTGCCCTGATCGAAACGATCGGTCTGCCGCCCGGGGTGATCAACCTGGTCAACGGCGGACGCGATGTCGTGAACGCGGTGCTGGACCATCCGGTGGTCAAGGCGGTGAGCTTCGTGGGTTCGACGGCGGTGGCCAAACACGTCTATTCCCGGGCCACGGCCAGCGGGAAACGGGCGCAGTGCCAGGGCGGGGCTAAGAACCCGGTTGTCGTCCTGCCGGACGCCGACATCGTCAGCGCCTCGGAGATCATCGCGGACAGCGCCTTTGGGTGCGCCGGCCAGCGCTGCCTCGCGACCTCGATGGCGTTTGTAGTGGGGGAGGCCAGGAAGTCGTTTGTCGATGCCATCCGCGAAAAAGCGACGACCCGCGTCACAGGCTACGGTCTCAACGACGGCGTGGCGATGGGTCCGGTGATCTCGCCGGCCAGCCGCAAGCGCGTCGAGACGCTGATCGAACAGGCCGTTCGCGATGGCGCGCGCGCCCTGGTCGACGGGCGCCGGCCTACGATCCCCGGTTTTCCCAACGGCAACTTCGTCGCTCCGACGATCATCGAGGACCTGCCGTTCACGAGCGAAGTGGCCTCCACCGAGATCTTTGGGCCGGTGCTCTCGGTGCATTATGTGGACGACATCGACGCGGCGATCGCACGGGTCAACACCGGCACATACGGCAACCAGGCGTCGCTCTTCACGAGCAGCGGGGCCAACGCGCGTCGGTTCAAGAACGAAGTGGATGTTGGGAACGTCGGCATCAACATCGGTGTGGCGGCGCCCATGGCGTTTTTCCCGTTCAGCGGAGCGCGCGAGAGCTTTTTCGGGGACCTCCATGGCCAGGGGCGTGACTCGTTCGAGTTCTACACCAAAAAGAAGGTGGTGGTGGAGCGGTGGCCGAAAGCCTGGTCCCGCACGTTCTGA
- a CDS encoding SDR family oxidoreductase yields the protein MSAHFYPLALASIHAGRRAKMNLYEQLFRLDGKVALVTGGYGGFGSAVCEGLAEMGASVAVAGHNADKVTAFVDDLTARGIKAFGAPFDACSATDTHRMTDAVAAHFGRLDILVNTVGGNTHEELASNVTEEGFGKVLELNLTSAMFQAQAAAKHMAASGGGKQVHFGSVRGQLALRGRGFAAYCASKAGLTVLCKQLAGEWAPQKINVNVLSPTFVRTEQSARFLADPQFYNAVISRIPAGRVGETRDIVGATLFFVSPASDFITGQTLYLDGGLTATQ from the coding sequence TTGTCCGCACATTTTTATCCACTGGCGCTGGCGTCGATACACGCCGGCCGACGAGCGAAGATGAACCTTTACGAACAACTGTTTCGGCTGGACGGCAAGGTGGCCCTGGTGACGGGTGGCTACGGTGGTTTTGGCTCCGCCGTATGCGAGGGGCTGGCCGAGATGGGCGCCAGCGTGGCCGTGGCCGGGCACAATGCGGACAAGGTGACGGCCTTCGTGGACGACCTCACCGCGCGGGGCATCAAGGCGTTCGGCGCCCCCTTCGACGCCTGTTCCGCTACCGACACGCACCGCATGACGGATGCCGTTGCCGCGCATTTCGGACGCCTGGACATTCTGGTGAACACGGTCGGCGGAAACACTCATGAGGAACTGGCGAGCAATGTGACGGAGGAAGGGTTCGGCAAGGTGCTGGAGCTCAACCTGACCAGCGCGATGTTTCAAGCGCAGGCCGCCGCGAAACACATGGCCGCGAGTGGCGGGGGGAAGCAGGTGCACTTCGGGTCGGTCCGCGGCCAACTCGCTCTGCGGGGCCGCGGTTTTGCCGCGTATTGCGCCTCCAAGGCCGGCCTCACCGTGCTCTGTAAGCAGCTGGCCGGCGAGTGGGCGCCGCAGAAAATCAACGTCAACGTCCTCTCGCCGACGTTCGTCCGCACCGAACAGTCCGCCCGCTTCCTGGCGGACCCACAGTTTTATAACGCCGTCATCTCCCGCATCCCCGCCGGCCGCGTGGGCGAAACGCGCGATATCGTCGGTGCGACGCTCTTTTTTGTCTCGCCGGCGTCCGATTTTATCACCGGGCAGACACTTTATCTCGATGGCGGGCTTACGGCCACACAGTAA